Sequence from the Burkholderia cepacia genome:
CGGACGAACTGCCTCTGGGTGCCAAGGGGCTTCGTCTCGAAACTCGCCTGAACGGGGAAGTCGTACAGTCGGCGAATTCCGATCAGATGGTGTTCGACGTTGCGACGCTGATCAGTATCGTCAGCGAAGCGATGACGCTGGAACCCGGCGACGTGATCGTGTCAGGCACGCCGTCCGGCATCGGCTGGGCACGTGAGCCGAAACGACTGATGAAGGCAGGGGATGTTTGCGAGATCAGCGTCGAAGGCATCGGAACGCTGCGGAACACAATCATTGACGAGCCGGCTGCCTGAGCAAGCGCGGCGGTGCTGAACGGCCTTCATCGCCGCCACGACGCCGACACGAAACGGGATGCTTGAGCAGGAGACGGAAATGAACGACTTTAACGCGATGCATGCGCGTGCTGCGGTGCATTCGATCGACCACTTCGCGCTCAGCGTGCCGTCGATCGGGGACGCGGAGCGCTTTTTCGACGCGTTCGGCCTGGATGTCGTACGCACTGGCGAGCGTGGAGACATGCTCGAATTGCGCGCGGGCGATGGTCACCGATGGGCACGCATCTTGCCGTCGGACGGCAAGCGGCTTGCATACCTTAGCTTCAACTGTTTCGATGCGGACCTCGCTGTGCTGCGCGATCAGGTCGAGGCGGCTCGCGCCGTCATCGAGCCGGGTGCCCCGACAGACGATTCGTCCGGGTTCTGGTTCAGCGACCCGGACGGCAATCGCGTTCATGTCCGGCCAGGGGTGAAGACGACCCCTGCATCGAAAGCGCGTTGTGTTACCCGTGGTGTGGCCGCGGACGAGCGAGGCGCGTGTACGCGATCGTCGATGTCGAGGATTCGGCCTAACCGCCTGTCCCACGTATTGCTGTTCACGCCGGATGTGCCGCGGGCCGTCGATTTCTATGAACGGGCGCTCGGGCTGCGGCTTTCTGACCGCT
This genomic interval carries:
- a CDS encoding VOC family protein, producing the protein MNDFNAMHARAAVHSIDHFALSVPSIGDAERFFDAFGLDVVRTGERGDMLELRAGDGHRWARILPSDGKRLAYLSFNCFDADLAVLRDQVEAARAVIEPGAPTDDSSGFWFSDPDGNRVHVRPGVKTTPASKARCVTRGVAADERGACTRSSMSRIRPNRLSHVLLFTPDVPRAVDFYERALGLRLSDRSADLIAFTHAPHGSDHHLIAFAKSSARGWHHSSWDVDNVDRVGEGAAQMATAGYVRGWGTGRHVLGSNYFHYVEDPWGSFCEYSADIDYISAGRTWRAGNYEPEDSLYLWGPAVPENFTRNSEA